A genomic stretch from Candidatus Nitrososphaera gargensis Ga9.2 includes:
- a CDS encoding nitrite/sulfite reductase: protein MRKSKVATEKGVSPPKPNPRWGREEETEIFAKKVKLFRQGKISEDDFRRFRLQHGAYGSRLHMDYSMVRIKVPGGEITPDQIEKIASLSEAFSIGSAHVSTRQNIQLHWVQLEDVSEVMRGLVEAGLTTREACGNTVRNVMCSHFAGVCPNEAFDATPYSKAIARFFLRNPMCQNLPRKFKINFACCDQHGLVRVADIGLVPAIREVENGTKVRGFKIYLGGGLGAASFIGHLLEDFTPEDRVLATCMATVRLFDRHGNRENMARNRMRYLVHEMGWERFQKMVLKERSIVEMTTSYSTAQLFDVKSQEDTRQLPKAPRMAKLPMLNEQLTKDSPAYERWLHTNVVPQKQEGYFTVFITLGAGDITANQLRVLASAIRDYSAEAVARNTPQQNFAVRYVRGTELRDFYEKLASAGLANPGALTIASTVGCSGTTSCNLAITNSHRLAKEVQRKFLELELDTDDSLRDATIKISGCPNSCGQHEIATIGFFGGATRMNNSMTPTYTMLFGGSAGEQGELGKAVMRVPAKRVIDAVLKVIELYKQQRSGNETLHQWVVNITRGKGTGAIKNLEDMKAALAQVIQLPAPDKDPDAYMDYGSDSRFSAKTARGECAA, encoded by the coding sequence ATGAGGAAATCAAAGGTCGCTACTGAGAAGGGCGTTTCTCCACCCAAGCCCAACCCAAGGTGGGGCAGGGAAGAGGAGACAGAGATCTTTGCAAAGAAGGTCAAGCTATTCAGGCAGGGCAAGATTTCGGAGGATGATTTTCGGCGCTTCCGTCTTCAGCATGGAGCATACGGCTCGCGCCTTCACATGGACTACAGCATGGTCAGGATAAAGGTGCCTGGCGGCGAAATAACACCAGACCAGATCGAAAAGATTGCAAGCCTTTCTGAAGCGTTCTCTATAGGGTCTGCTCACGTTTCGACCCGGCAGAACATCCAGCTACATTGGGTGCAGCTGGAGGATGTCAGCGAGGTCATGAGGGGGCTTGTCGAGGCCGGCCTCACAACCCGGGAAGCGTGCGGCAATACCGTCAGAAACGTCATGTGCAGCCACTTTGCTGGCGTCTGCCCAAACGAAGCATTTGACGCCACTCCCTATTCGAAGGCGATAGCAAGGTTCTTTTTGCGTAATCCGATGTGCCAGAACCTGCCGCGCAAATTCAAGATCAACTTTGCATGCTGCGACCAGCACGGCCTTGTAAGGGTGGCAGACATTGGGCTTGTACCAGCTATAAGGGAAGTAGAGAACGGCACAAAGGTCCGGGGATTCAAGATATACCTTGGCGGTGGCCTTGGGGCTGCGTCCTTCATAGGCCACCTGCTTGAAGATTTCACTCCTGAAGACAGGGTTCTTGCGACGTGCATGGCGACTGTCAGGCTGTTTGACAGGCATGGCAACCGCGAGAACATGGCAAGGAACAGGATGCGCTACCTTGTGCATGAGATGGGATGGGAGAGGTTCCAAAAGATGGTGCTGAAGGAGCGCTCGATAGTAGAGATGACCACTTCTTACTCTACAGCGCAGCTGTTCGATGTCAAGTCACAAGAGGACACGCGCCAGCTGCCAAAGGCACCGAGGATGGCAAAGCTGCCGATGCTGAACGAACAATTAACAAAGGACAGCCCGGCGTACGAGCGCTGGCTCCACACAAATGTAGTCCCGCAAAAGCAGGAAGGCTATTTCACGGTATTTATCACTCTTGGAGCAGGCGACATCACCGCAAACCAGCTAAGGGTGCTTGCTTCCGCCATCCGCGACTATTCGGCAGAGGCCGTCGCAAGGAACACGCCCCAGCAGAACTTTGCGGTGCGCTACGTGCGCGGCACTGAACTTCGCGACTTTTACGAAAAGCTTGCTTCCGCCGGCCTTGCAAACCCCGGCGCGCTTACCATTGCATCGACAGTAGGATGCTCAGGTACGACCTCATGCAACCTTGCAATAACAAACTCACATAGGCTTGCAAAGGAAGTGCAGCGCAAGTTCCTCGAGCTTGAGCTTGACACTGACGATTCGTTGCGCGACGCAACCATCAAGATAAGCGGCTGCCCCAACTCTTGCGGCCAGCATGAGATCGCCACGATCGGATTCTTTGGCGGCGCAACGAGGATGAACAACTCCATGACCCCGACGTATACAATGCTCTTTGGAGGAAGCGCCGGCGAGCAGGGAGAACTTGGAAAAGCGGTGATGCGCGTGCCGGCAAAGCGCGTAATCGACGCGGTACTGAAAGTGATCGAGCTGTACAAGCAGCAGAGGTCTGGAAACGAGACTTTGCACCAGTGGGTCGTCAACATTACAAGGGGCAAGGGCACAGGGGCGATAAAGAACCTTGAAGACATGAAGGCGGCCCTTGCGCAGGTGATACAGCTGCCAGCCCCTGACAAGGACCCAGACGCCTACATGGACTATGGCAGCGACTCACGTTTCTCTGCCAAGACTGCGAGAGGAGAATGCGCAGCTTGA